The window CTTGAAGCTTCACTCTCGTTTCCTTCTCCACGTTGACCACACAACGAATCTATCTCATCAACGAAAATAATCGAGGGAGAACTTTCACGGGCCATCTCGAAAAGGTTTGATACTAGCTTCTCACTTTCACCCATCCACTTGGAGACCAGGTCTGATGAAGACACGCTGAGGGTTGGGAGGTAAAAAGGAAACAACTTTTTTGTCATAACATGTTTCCAACTTCCAAGTATACACACTGTAAAACCAAGATGAAGATCGAAAAAACAACAAACATAACGTACACACCCAGCAGCTATGACTCAAAACCCAATACCCCAGCACAAAGATGCTAGCTTGGAAACAGTAAACCAAGACTCTGTGGCACCCTTACAACTAAGGACCTGCAAGCTTGCCTAACCAAAACAGCATGTGTTTGTTCTCCTATAGAAAAGTTAGATTCTAACACAGAAGCTTTCCAAAATCCAGCTGCAGATGCTTTTAGGATAACATGCATAGATAGCCTAGACTAGAATAACTATATGGCAGGATAGAGATAAACAAGAAGAAACCTTTGCAGCAAAAGGAATCCTCTCTGAGATCAAAAACCCATTAAAAAACCATAGCTAGAGAGTAATTCAAGAGCATAATCAGAACAATACCACCACCTACCTACATCTCTTAGTACCTATTTAAATCCATGAGGGAGAGAGCTAAGATATTGcacaatcatcatcatctttaaATGAGTTACCTAAAGAAGGTGGAGTCAGCTTCAGTAGCAACAGCTTTAGCCAAGTAGGACTTCCCTGTTCCAGGCGGGCCATACAGCAGAAAAGCTCTCCATGGCCTCCTCttccctaaaaaaaaaaaaccaaatcaaTCAACAAAACACACTTCATAAAAGACATCTCTTTTCACACTCCTCACCGGTGAAGAACTGTGGGAACTTGACAGGCAAAATCACAGCTTCCTGCAAAGCCTGCTTAGCGCTTTCGAGCCCAGCAACATCCGTCCACTTAATGTTAGGCTTCTCCCTCACAATCGCAGAGTTCAACCCAGCTCTGAGCTTCGACTGCTCCGCGTCCTCCCCACCTTCTCCTCCTCCATCTTTCGGCTTACTCTTCGGCCTCGTCGCCACCGCCGCGTCGCCGTTAGGTCCGGGCCCCGATCCGCCTTCGTCGAGAACGGCGCGGATCTCCTCCGCGCGGCGGAGGTACTCGGTGAATTTCTGGGTGATGGCTTCTCTGATCTTGGGGTTCTTCTCGTACTTGAGATGCGTTTTGAAGTACTCGAGCGCGTTCATGTAGAGAGGGAAGGCCTTGTTGTAGTTCCCGGCATTGTCTTCTTGTACGGCTTGCTTCACGTACTCGATCGCTTGTTCCTTGAAATTGCTGTACATCGCTTTGGGTTTTTACCGATTTTTCGAATCGAGGAGAAAGCTCGGAGATGAATTTGAGCAGACGATCGGAGAGGATCGGGAAGAGATGGAAGAACGAATGGGAAGCGATGAAGAGAAGCCAGATTTGACGTTGAAGACGAAAAGGTCTAGAAACAAAAAACAACGGAGCGTAGACCTGTGAAATAGTGAAACGTTGAGGCGTTTTTGTAGGGTGTGAAAAGTTGGGTCAACATTTTGATGAATGACAGGGAGAACACTTGCCGTTCTTATCATCTACATACTGTGTCCTAAATGTTTTCATGCACCCATGtgcagaaataaaaaaattttgatttatatttaataagatttattaaatttagacTTTATTATGAAAAATTCTCTAcgataattttcattttatcattaaaaaaagGAACATTTACCAAAAGAGCGAAAACTTATGTAACAAAAGATCTCACAAGAGCTcgataaaaacttataaaatcgATAGATTCTTATCAAAGTTGATACTCTGGGCGTACCAAGAAGGTCTTTTGATGAAGACGATGCTCTTCTCTAATCAAAATAGGGTTTAGAGTATTCCTCTAAATGATATAAAGCTTTGAATGTAATTGCAATTTGATAATAAAAATGAGTTGTGTTTTataacctctataaattaataattattaatgttggaattacaccaaaactataatttttttattaatttatagagatattaatttattgatatattaattaaaccaaaaactcaatttgaaattataaaattatattattatataaaaatttttagtatatattaatttaaagaatataaatttataagaacaCCCGCAATTG of the Brassica rapa cultivar Chiifu-401-42 chromosome A03, CAAS_Brap_v3.01, whole genome shotgun sequence genome contains:
- the LOC103858309 gene encoding protein SUPPRESSOR OF K(+) TRANSPORT GROWTH DEFECT 1, with amino-acid sequence MYSNFKEQAIEYVKQAVQEDNAGNYNKAFPLYMNALEYFKTHLKYEKNPKIREAITQKFTEYLRRAEEIRAVLDEGGSGPGPNGDAAVATRPKSKPKDGGGEGGEDAEQSKLRAGLNSAIVREKPNIKWTDVAGLESAKQALQEAVILPVKFPQFFTGKRRPWRAFLLYGPPGTGKSYLAKAVATEADSTFFSVSSSDLVSKWMGESEKLVSNLFEMARESSPSIIFVDEIDSLCGQRGEGNESEASRRIKTELLVQMQGVGHSDDKVLVLAATNTPYALDQAIRRRFDKRIYIPLPEAKARQHMFKVHLGDTPHNLTESDFEYLGLKTEGFSGSDVSVCVKDVLFEPVRKTQDAMFFFKSPDGTWMPCGPRQPGAIQTTMQDLAAKGLAEKIIPPPITRTDFEKVLARQRPTVSKSDLDVHERFTQEFGEEG